Proteins encoded in a region of the Streptomyces sp. NBC_00513 genome:
- a CDS encoding DUF397 domain-containing protein, with product MGTIQNLTGARWRKSSYSGSSGGDCVECAPLGTTVWRKASSSGGTGGDCVECAPLGAAAWHKASYSGNGGGDCVEVASQPCMVAVRDSKNPDGPVFTVGRAAFAAFAAFAAFVGAL from the coding sequence ATGGGAACCATCCAGAACCTGACGGGCGCGCGGTGGCGTAAGTCGTCGTACAGCGGCTCCAGCGGCGGCGACTGCGTCGAGTGCGCCCCCCTCGGCACCACCGTCTGGCGCAAGGCCTCGTCCAGCGGAGGCACCGGCGGCGACTGCGTCGAGTGCGCTCCCCTCGGCGCCGCCGCCTGGCACAAGGCCTCGTACAGCGGTAACGGTGGCGGCGATTGCGTAGAGGTCGCCTCCCAGCCCTGCATGGTCGCCGTGCGGGACTCCAAGAACCCCGACGGCCCCGTCTTCACCGTCGGCCGCGCCGCCTTCGCCGCCTTCGCCGCCTTCGCCGCCTTCGTCGGGGCCCTGTAG
- a CDS encoding helix-turn-helix transcriptional regulator — protein MVNIRNLDPSASPLDYYGSELRRLREDAGLKQAQLGDIIFCAGSLVGQIETARKVPTREFSDRVDAALVTGGVFSRLVGLVLRSQLPTWFQAYADMEAKAAYISTYQSQLVYGLLQTEEYARAVLGVENPDKLDTTVAARMDRQRILARDHPPVLWVVLDEAALFREIGGHEVMRRQLAYLLGLQGRPWLEIQILPFKAGQHAGMMGSFNLLRFDDDPDIHYSESYDSGHMTANPQVIKERSVGYARLQAEALSPRASAALIARVMEERYGNHPEPDGRAVA, from the coding sequence GTGGTCAACATCCGCAACCTCGATCCCAGCGCATCGCCGCTGGACTACTACGGCTCCGAACTGCGCCGCCTGAGGGAGGACGCCGGGCTGAAACAGGCGCAGCTCGGCGACATCATCTTCTGCGCGGGCTCCCTTGTCGGACAGATCGAGACGGCGCGGAAGGTACCGACCCGCGAGTTCTCGGACCGGGTGGACGCGGCGCTGGTGACGGGCGGGGTGTTCTCCCGGCTGGTGGGGCTGGTGCTGAGGAGCCAGTTGCCGACGTGGTTCCAGGCGTACGCCGACATGGAGGCCAAGGCGGCGTACATCTCCACGTACCAGTCGCAGTTGGTGTACGGGCTCCTCCAGACCGAGGAGTACGCGCGGGCGGTGCTCGGAGTCGAGAACCCCGACAAGCTCGACACGACCGTGGCTGCCCGCATGGATCGGCAACGCATCCTGGCTCGCGACCATCCGCCCGTGCTGTGGGTGGTGCTCGACGAGGCCGCCCTCTTCCGGGAGATCGGAGGCCATGAGGTCATGCGGAGGCAACTCGCCTATCTGCTCGGACTGCAGGGCCGGCCGTGGCTGGAGATTCAGATCCTGCCGTTCAAGGCCGGCCAGCACGCGGGAATGATGGGCTCGTTCAACCTCCTACGCTTCGATGACGACCCGGACATCCACTACAGCGAGAGCTACGACTCCGGCCATATGACCGCCAATCCGCAAGTGATCAAAGAGCGTTCGGTCGGATACGCTCGGCTGCAAGCCGAGGCCCTCTCTCCCCGGGCGTCGGCCGCGCTGATCGCTCGCGTAATGGAGGAACGTTATGGGAACCATCCAGAACCTGACGGGCGCGCGGTGGCGTAA
- a CDS encoding SDR family oxidoreductase, with protein sequence MGLAEGRVVIVTGAGRGLGRAHALAFAAEGAKVVVNDLGVGLDGLPGPDGPAARVVEEIRALGGEALAHGGDIATARGAASLVADAVAGFGRLDTLVNNAGFLRDRMLVNLDEDDWDAVMRVHLKGHFLPLKHAAAHWRAQAKAGRPVAARVVNTSSGAGLLGSVGQGNYSAAKAGILGLTLVAAEEMGRYGVQVNAVAPAARTRMTEETFARTMAAPAAGEFDAMAPENVSPLVVWLGSDASAGVSGRVFEAEGGRITVMEGWRPGPTAERGERWTPAEAGEAATKLLAAAEAPQPVYGAR encoded by the coding sequence ATGGGACTTGCCGAAGGACGTGTGGTCATCGTGACGGGCGCGGGTCGAGGGCTGGGCCGCGCCCACGCGCTGGCCTTCGCGGCGGAAGGGGCGAAGGTCGTCGTCAACGACCTGGGGGTCGGCCTCGACGGGCTGCCCGGCCCGGACGGTCCGGCGGCGCGGGTCGTCGAGGAGATCCGCGCGCTGGGCGGGGAGGCGCTGGCGCACGGCGGGGACATCGCCACCGCGCGCGGCGCGGCCTCGCTGGTCGCGGACGCCGTCGCCGGCTTCGGGCGGCTGGACACCCTCGTCAACAACGCCGGTTTCCTGCGGGACCGGATGCTGGTCAACCTGGACGAGGACGACTGGGACGCGGTGATGCGCGTGCACCTGAAGGGGCACTTCCTGCCCCTCAAGCACGCCGCCGCGCACTGGCGGGCGCAGGCGAAGGCGGGCCGGCCCGTCGCGGCGCGGGTGGTCAACACCTCCTCGGGCGCGGGACTGCTCGGATCGGTGGGGCAGGGCAACTACAGCGCGGCCAAGGCCGGGATCCTCGGCCTGACGCTGGTCGCGGCGGAGGAGATGGGCCGGTACGGGGTCCAGGTCAACGCCGTCGCCCCGGCGGCCCGCACCCGGATGACGGAGGAGACCTTCGCGCGGACCATGGCGGCGCCGGCGGCCGGGGAGTTCGACGCGATGGCCCCGGAGAACGTGTCGCCGCTGGTGGTGTGGCTGGGCTCGGACGCCTCGGCCGGGGTGAGCGGCCGGGTCTTCGAGGCCGAGGGCGGCCGGATCACGGTGATGGAGGGCTGGCGGCCGGGCCCGACGGCGGAGCGCGGCGAGCGCTGGACCCCGGCGGAGGCGGGGGAGGCGGCGACGAAGCTCCTGGCGGCGGCGGAGGCACCGCAGCCGGTGTACGGGGCGCGGTAG
- a CDS encoding SDR family oxidoreductase: MELNGRVVVVTGGTRGVGAGIARSFLAAGAEVLVCARRPPDEPVAAAGRTAAFTPLDLRDPAAVTEFFAAAAHRYGRLDCLVNNAGGTPYRLLGEGDAERHARVVELNLVAPLTASLAAYPWLRDSHGSVVMIGSVSGTRPSPGTAAYGAAKAGLENLARSMAVEWAPEVRVNSLVLGMVRTELSHLHYGDEAGIAAVGATVPLGRLADPGDVGEAAVFLAGDRAGYVSGASLLVHGGGERPAFLDAATVNKEN; the protein is encoded by the coding sequence ATGGAGCTCAACGGGAGGGTCGTCGTCGTCACCGGCGGAACCCGGGGCGTCGGCGCCGGCATCGCGCGATCGTTCCTCGCGGCCGGCGCGGAGGTCCTCGTCTGCGCCCGCCGCCCACCGGACGAACCGGTGGCCGCGGCGGGCCGCACGGCCGCCTTCACGCCGCTCGACCTGCGCGACCCGGCCGCCGTGACGGAGTTCTTCGCGGCGGCGGCGCACCGATACGGGCGGCTCGACTGCCTGGTGAACAACGCGGGCGGCACCCCGTACCGGCTGCTGGGGGAGGGCGACGCCGAACGGCACGCACGGGTCGTCGAACTGAACCTGGTGGCCCCCCTGACCGCCTCACTCGCTGCGTACCCGTGGCTGCGGGACTCGCACGGCTCGGTCGTGATGATCGGCAGCGTCAGCGGCACCCGCCCCTCACCCGGCACGGCCGCCTACGGCGCGGCCAAGGCGGGACTGGAGAACCTGGCCCGGTCGATGGCCGTGGAGTGGGCGCCCGAGGTACGGGTCAACTCGCTGGTCCTCGGCATGGTGCGCACCGAACTGTCGCACCTGCACTACGGGGACGAGGCCGGGATCGCCGCGGTCGGCGCGACCGTGCCGCTGGGGCGACTGGCCGACCCGGGCGACGTGGGCGAGGCGGCGGTGTTCCTCGCCGGAGACCGGGCCGGATACGTGAGCGGCGCGAGCCTGCTCGTGCACGGAGGCGGCGAACGCCCGGCCTTCCTGGACGCGGCGACTGTCAACAAGGAGAACTGA
- a CDS encoding enoyl-CoA hydratase family protein produces the protein MGVSTSGPDKGIALVTVDFPPVNALPVHGWYELADALRAAGRDPDVRCVVLAAEGRGFNAGVDIKEMQRDTGHDALIGANRGCYEAFAAVYDCEVPVVAAVNGFCLGGGIGLVGNADAIVASDDAVFGLPELDRGALGAATHLARLVPQHLMRTLYYTSRTVSAAELHAHGSVWKVVPPAGLRAAALELAAEIARKDGLLIRLAKSAINGIDPVDVRRSYRFEQGFTFEANLSGVADRVRDTFGKADEA, from the coding sequence ATGGGTGTCTCCACCTCCGGCCCCGACAAGGGCATCGCACTCGTCACAGTCGACTTCCCGCCCGTCAACGCACTGCCCGTACACGGCTGGTACGAGCTGGCCGACGCACTGCGCGCCGCCGGCCGCGACCCCGACGTCCGGTGCGTCGTACTCGCCGCCGAGGGCCGGGGCTTCAACGCGGGCGTGGACATCAAGGAGATGCAGCGCGACACCGGCCACGACGCCCTCATCGGCGCCAACCGGGGCTGCTACGAGGCGTTCGCCGCCGTGTACGACTGCGAGGTCCCCGTCGTCGCCGCCGTGAACGGCTTCTGCCTGGGCGGCGGGATCGGCCTGGTCGGCAACGCCGACGCGATCGTCGCCTCCGACGACGCCGTCTTCGGGCTGCCGGAACTGGACCGGGGCGCGCTCGGCGCGGCCACGCACCTGGCCCGCCTCGTCCCCCAACACCTGATGCGCACCTTGTACTACACCTCGCGGACCGTGAGCGCCGCCGAACTGCACGCGCACGGTTCGGTGTGGAAGGTGGTCCCGCCCGCCGGGCTGCGGGCGGCGGCACTGGAACTCGCCGCCGAGATCGCCCGCAAGGACGGCCTGCTGATCCGGCTGGCCAAGTCCGCCATCAACGGCATCGACCCCGTGGACGTGCGACGCAGCTACCGCTTCGAGCAGGGCTTCACCTTCGAGGCCAATCTCAGCGGGGTGGCCGACCGGGTCCGCGACACCTTCGGAAAGGCGGACGAGGCATGA